The following coding sequences are from one Onychomys torridus chromosome 14, mOncTor1.1, whole genome shotgun sequence window:
- the Psma3 gene encoding proteasome subunit alpha type-3 isoform X2: protein MAVAGLLADARSLADIAREEASNFRSNFGYNIPLKHLADRVAMYVHAYTLYSAVRPFGCSFMLGSYSVNDGAQLYMIDPSGVSYGYWGCAIGKARQAAKTEIEKLQMKEMTCRDVVKEVAKIIYIVHDEVKDKAFELELSWVGELTKGRHEIVPKDIREEAEKYAKESLKEEDESDDDNM, encoded by the exons GCAGTTGCAGGTCTGCTGGCTGATGCGCGTTCCTTAGCAGACATTGCAAGAGAAGAAGCGTCCAACTTTAGATCTAACTTTGGCTACAACATTCCTCTCAAA CATCTTGCAGACAGAGTGGCCATGTACGTACACGCTTATACACTCTACAGTGCTGTTAGACCTTTTGGCTGCAG TTTCATGTTAGGGTCTTACAGTGTGAATGATGGTGCACAGCTCTATATGATTGATCCATCTGGTGTTTCATAT GGTTATTGGGGCTGTGCCATTGGCAAAGCCAGGCAAGCTgcaaagacagaaatagaaaagcttCAG ATGAAAGAAATGACTTGCCGCGATGTAGTTAAAGAAGTTGCAAAAAT AATTTATATAGTACATGATGAAGTTAAGGATAAAGCTTTTGAACTAGAGCTCAGCTGGGTTGGTGAAT TAACTAAAGGAAGACATGAAATTGTTCCAAAAGATAtaagagaggaagcagagaaatatGCCAAG gaATCTTTGAAGGAAGAAGATGAATCAGATGATGACAATATGTAA